In Sciurus carolinensis chromosome 16, mSciCar1.2, whole genome shotgun sequence, the genomic window GGGGAGGCGGAAGACGGTGGAGTACCTGAAGAGGGTGGAAAAGCAGCCCTGGCACCCTGCCTTGACTTAAAGGCCAGTAATTCCCCTTCTGAAGCTTGGGGACTTTCAGGAGATGAATATAATGAGGAAGATGCAAACAGAGTCCCCAGAGAGCAAGGAAGGGAATTTACAGATGGCCAGTCCCTGTCCCCCAGCCTGCTGATAAGAGCCCTGCAAGGTTCTGATAAGAGTCCTGgggaggaggaaactgaagaagAGGGAGTTGTGGAGGGAGTGACCAAGGTCTCTTATCCTCCATCACACTTGGAACCATATCCAGTGCTGGAGGACAGAGATGAAGAACCCATCAAGAAAGGCGCTCCTGCTGCCTCTATTTCCCCTGAGTCTTCAGGCTCCAAACTCAGCTCTTGTGGGTATTGCCCAGGGGAGGAAGAGGATCAAGCCACggaggaaaaaggaacagaaaacgAAGCCAGGAAGACATCCATTTCCCCCTCATTGTCAGGCTGCAACTCCAGCGGTTGGGGATATTGTTCAGGCGAGAGGCCTGGGGAGAAGGGCAGAAAGGCCTTAGAAGCCCCTGGGAAAGGAGAAGCTGACCCAGAGCCATGGTCCTCGGTTCCAGCAGAGAAGCATCTTGGGGCTTGGGAGTATCAACCCAGTAAGaacacagaggaagaggaggatgacAACAGTGCTTTAGGAACAGAgggtcttccttctttctctacaAGTGCCTCGGGGAGGGCCTGGGTGTGTAGGCCAGGGGAGGACACAGAGGACAAGGAGAATAGTGATTCAGGATcagctgaggaggaaggagaagctgaGGCTTCCTTTTCCACCCCCCCTACAAGTGCCTTCTTGAAAGCCTGGGTGTATCATCCTGGGGAGGACACAGAGGAAGATGAGGACAGTGACTGGGAGTcaactgaggaggaggaagaagctgAGTCTTCGTCTCCCACCCCTCCTACAAGTGCACTTGTCAAGGCCTGGGTGTATCGTCCTGGGGAGGACACCGAGGAGGAAGATGAGTGTGAGCAGAATGAGGACAGAGGAGAGGGCTCTGGAGCAGCTGCCTGGGGCCACTGCCCCTCCCTTCAGGCCCAGAGTGCCCACCTCAGGGGCTGGATGTATCTACCTGGAAAGGACACCGAGGAAGAGGAAGCTGAGGAGGAATGGGAAGCTGAGACCAGCCCCTTCCGAGTGGCCATCTACTTACCTGGAGAGAAGCCACCACCTCCCTGGACTGCTCCTAAGCTGCCCCTCAGACTACAAAGGCGACTCAGGTCATCACGGACACCCACCCAGGATCCAGACCCTGAATCTCCCTCAAAAGCCAGAAAGGTGGGTGCAAAGGGcccagatctttttaaatttggaggGTGGAGGGGACTGGGAGCTGGAACTCTGGTCTAATGGGGAAGGGCTGGAGGCCAGGACTCCTGGGTCCCAGTACATTGCAGCAGGTTGCATAGGAACTCTTCTGGGAGGACTGTGCATTATCTTGCAATCCTCTGTAAGAGGCTGAGGCCCCtatgggaggaggaggcagctccCGGAAACCATCTTTCTCCAGTGAGTCATTTGGAAGTATGACAGGCATGTGACTAGCCAAATAGCAAGCATTTTTGTGTAGCTGATTTTCCTTGATTCTGTCTGGAACCCTATGTCTCCATATATCTTTGTCTGTCTGTCCTCAGGTGCGCTTCTCTGAGAAGGTCACGGTACATTTCCTGACTGTCTGGGCAGGCCCTGCCCAGGCCGCCCGCCGGGGCCCCTGGGAGCAGCTTGCTCGGGATCGGAGCCGTTTTGCCCGCCGCATCGCCCAAGCACAGGAGGTGCTGGGTCCCTGCCTCACCCCTGCCTCCCGGGCAAGAGCCTGGGCACGCCTTGGGAATGCACCCAGTTCTCTGGCCCCCATACCTACCTCTACCCAGACCTTATCTTCCCCCTTGATCTCCTCAGAGGCTCCAGTCCAGGCCACGCCCTTGAGCCATGCAATGGCCACACCCCCTCACACCTCTTCTGAAGCCCCAGCTCTCTGCCTGAACCTCAGTGGGAGGCGTGGCTAAGACCAAATGGTTGcttgttatttattaattttattaattttttaaaagtgttgatTTATTTACGGAATAAAGCTTTTTGATTTGTAGCGAGcaatgtctctgtgtgtgtactGACAGTATCCTACTCTTGGGTTCCTGATTTGGGGGGGGAGCAGTATGAAGGGCTAATtggttttgtagttttttttggCAGCTGCCTAGATTTCATTAAACTTGGGCAGTCATCCTCCCAAGAGGACTGGAGGCTTGACTCACCTATCCcgagaaagaaaaagttaagctTCAGTTGTCTGTGCCTCCCTGATGTGTTAAGGCCCAATTAATTCTCTGTGGCCTTTACATTCTCCAGCTGCTGTGTTCCTCAAAACTTTCCATTGCCTGACTTCATATTTATAAGTACTGTGTGCAAAAactgtttccttatctgcaacATACCTAACAATTTTATACACCTTATGGGATTTTACTTACCTTATGGGATTATAGGAACCCCCAAAGTTGTTAAAGTAAGTTCACATTTACTATGCATGTCTTCAATTACCCACTCAAGTTTACATCAACAGGTTAGAACCCTTCTCTGAGCTCACAGGGTCTGTCCAGTTAAAACAATGGTGGGCCAGAGGTCCACTGGTTCCCTAGCTTCCTGCCACACTAGGTTTCTATTTCCCCAAGGCAACCACACCCCTTTTAACCTTCAAGGCCTTTGGGGAGCTTTGCCTGCTGCCTAATGTTCCCACCAGGGCCCTCTTGCTCAGTTAGTTTATCCTGATTCTTCACACGTAACACGACTGTCACTTTTAGAGTTGCCCTGCTCTGAATTAACATTGTGGCTGCATgtgcttttctgaatttttgccttttttgtttaGGGTCCATCTCCCATGATGACTGTGGGCCCTGCAGGAATAGGTGCAGTTACACAGTCCACTTCCTAGAGTTCTGGCCTGTACATGCAAGCAGTATCTAATAAGTAttggtgctgggtgtggtggctcacgcctgtaatcccactactctggaggctgaggcaggaggattgcaagttcaaggcaaacctcagtaacttagtgagaccctgtctcaaaataaaacataaaaaggcccagggatgtagctctgtggtatagcACCCCTAGGTCCAATCCCCCGCCCcgctcacacacacatatacacaaaaggaggaggaggcatgTTGGGATCCTTTTTCTAAACTCAGGCACAGAAACTAGTGAGGGGATGGTATTTTATTGAGTTACTCACACGCCAGCTTCCCATCGAAACTGGACAAGCAGATAGCAAAGGCTTGGAGTGGACAAAGCGGGAATCGGAAGTCCATAGTGAACATATCTGGGGCCACGCGGCCAAACTGAAGAACCAGGTAGTCCGCTAAGGAGAAAATCAAGAACTCAGCCTTAACCAGACCCAGTTAGTTCCCTGCCTCAGAACTTCAGGAACCACGACTCCCAAGAAGCGATACCGCGCTCTTATTAAACTGGGAAACCCTCTGAGGGCGGTGTAAACTACAATTCCCAATAGGCCTTGCAATGGCGAGAAGTCTCGCCCTCCCCAGAAAAACGCTCAAGCGCTGATGGGAGAAGTAGTTCTcatgccccctggcccaggtaaGCCGGTTCCCAGGAGCTCACGGTCTTCTGGATGCACGATCTGGAAGTTCTTGACCGAGGCCCGAGTGACTCGACCGTGGAAATTGAGCACATAGGCTCCGCTCTCGTCGCTCCAGGACGGGGGTTTGTTTTGCAGCAGGACCAGCCCCTGGCTGGACCCCCGTTGGAGGCGATTCAGTAACGACTCTTGTTCCTCAAAGGTGAAACAGGGTTTGTTAACTTACCATCAGCCAGCCTTTTATTCTTCCCGACACAGAATTCTTGAATCTCTAGCCTTTACTCCTTGAGACTGGTGTCTGGCGAAGTCCTCCAGTTGACGTCTCATGACCTGAAAGGACGGCCCCCCCGCAGTCCCTCCTCCACGGACCCAGAGATGCCCGCCATTGAGGACTCACTTTTTGTGGCTGGATGCTGATTCTTTGGCCCTGGCTGTCGGTTCCTGGGATGACCACAGTCATTTTCCGAGGTCCCCGGAATCCCAAAACGTTAGTCTCCTGGGAATATAATATTCCCGTTAGCCTGGCTTCTCCTTCCCAACTCTCTTGCCCTGCcctttattaattcattaattcattctctctcctctcccctctttccaGGGACACTCACATAACATACAACTCCCAGCTCCTCTCTGAGCCGGTCAGTTTCTGGTACGAAATGCCTGCGATCAGGACTAGTCCCATTGTCGAAGATGATGAACTTGGTGCCCAATATATTAGATCTGCTCACGGAAGGTAGTTGGtagaatgaaagtaaaataattgttACTCTTTGGCTGTAAGTGCTTTCCCAAATCAGTCCTCTAGGTAAGAATCATGTTCCCTGTATCCATGGTCTTCGCCCTTTCTTCCTTTGGTGAGCCATGTGTTTAGCCTCCTGCTTTGGCCCCTTAGAGGAACCCTCTTCcctgctggatgcagtggtgcatgactgtttcccagtgacttggaaggctaaagtaggaggatcactAATTTGAAGctgacctgagcaacttagtgagatcctgtctcaaaataaaagataaaaagggctgggcatgtagctcaatggtagagaaagcactcctggattcaatctccactacacacacacacacacaaagaaagagagagagagagagagagagagagagagaaagggacccTTTTCTCTCTAGGATACAAGAACTCACACATCCCAGATCTCTTCTCCCACATAAATTAGGGGTTCCAGTCCAAATCTCTCAAGAAGGAATTTGTCTTAAATGTTAGCCTGTGTTTTATACTAtcaaaacctttttcttttctcttcccaaaCCCCTGGATATACAACCTGTAGAACTACAAAACCCATTTAAGTGTggtagagcatgcctgtaatcctagtggctggggagtgaggcaggaggattgcaagcaacaacttagcaaaaccctaagcaacacagcaagaccctgcctcaacacaaaaaataaaaatggttggggatgtggctcagtagttagcAACCCTGGTTTCACTCCCTCatacccaaaataaaataaaataataaaaataaaaagggactgaggatgtagttcagtggcaaagtacccctgggttcaacccccagtaccaacaaaaacaaaaatgacacgCAACACAAAAATAACCCAAACTACAAAACCCATTATGCCCTAAAGCAGGTGGAACTTGTGCCCTATGGCCATAGGGAAATGTagtccccttcccttcccaggTTCTCTACCACCTTGTTTTCACAATACATTTGGGCTTTGCCCACCTGACTTTGCCCACAAAGCTGTCCCCATCCCGAGACAGGTCTTCGGGGTCCAAGGAGATGAGATAATTAGAAGTtttgctcctttttctttttcgCCCAGCCAAGAGGAAGTGCTGCGGAGGAAAGGACAGCCCATCAGAATGGATTTCTGGTATCTGGCTAGAGACAGAGGAGCCCAGGGACAAAGAAATGTCGTGTCTCATTACAGAGGAGAGAGTAATGGTGCAGTAAGTGTCCCAGAACTAGCTGGGAGAAATTCTCATTGAAAACCAATCAACCGGGTCTCGAAGGGAAACTTTACATCTTAAtatctcccttttttcctttgccaCTGGATCCTGGGCTGAGGCTGAGCTCAGGCAGGGATTGGCTTTGGAGAATAGGGAAGGCCTCAGCTTGGAACAGGCCTTTGGAAGACATTTCATCCAGGAAAAGCAGGTTTAGCTCTCTGTAGGGAAAAAGGAACTTTCTGGGAGAAATGAGAGTACCCAGAGGAAAAGAGGCCACACTGGATGGGACTGACCAAATTGAAAGGAGCCTGTCTTGGCTCTAGAATGGAAAACCTGTGAGGAGGAATGTTTATCCCAGGATTGGTTAGGGCCCTACAGCCAAGAAGTCTCAATGAGTGGCCAAGGAAGGGACCAATAAACCTCCAGAGGGGTGAAACAGGTGGAGCTTTGGACCTTGAGAAGGTATGACCTGACCTTGAAAGAGCAGACCCAACTCTGGAGTGGATGTGACTTGATTATAGGATGGGTAGAACCTATGCCGCTGTACACAATAAGGAAAGGATCTTAGTGTTCGGGAGGGCAGGGCTTGGTTGGAGTTGACATGTGCTTTTTCTTGCTCAGAAAGGAGGGGGACTTGCCCCTGTGAGGTAGGGCTTTCTACCCTAGCTGTGGTACCAAAGGGCCCCAAGGGGTGACCGCACCTTCCGGCCGTGCTCTACCTCCAGGTAGAGGAAGTAGATGGGGAACATGCCCTTGTCTACACCATGCTTGTCGCGGCTGATGCAACACTGCACCGTGTGGCCCCGCGGCGCCGGCCGCAGGACGTAGGTCTCCAAGTCCTCTCCCAGCCGAGGGCCTGGGGAGTAGCGGGTGCCGGTTTGCAAGCCAGCTCCGCCCTCCGTGGCGGTAGAGCCCTCGCCTTCCGGGACCTCGGACACCTCCTGAGCGGCAGTTGCGGAGCTTGCCCCTGCAGACGCcgactcctcctcctccttttctccggGGTCTTCTCCCTAGCTCACGCGCCAAATTCAAAATCCAGGGACAGTCGGGATCCAACCTTGGCAACAGCTGATTGGTTGTCCAGTTCAAGGTTACGCCCTCTCCCGCTCATGCTTTCTGCTTATTGGCCAAGCATCTCAGCCAGCCCAGCCAGCCCTGAACATCTGTTGATTGGCCAACTCTTTTAGCTTTTCCTGTAACCACGTCCACTCCATCTACTAATTCGGATTGGAAAATCCTTTGATAGTACCGCCCATTCAACTAGACACATAATATGACCCCTATCTAACCAAGTGAAAGCATCTACAGCATGTGCGCCACATCAAAGTGCCTACTGGACCTTATATATCACTGCTCCGCTCTCTCAGGCTGCAGCCTTTGCATCAGCTGCCACTGCATCCCCCCCAGCCGACTTGaattcagctgagttctaccactgagctacaccctgagccctttgtatatttttgttttgcgactgcgtctcactaagttgctcaagctgtccttgaatttggcgaccctccttgcctcagcctctagaataGCCGGGATTACAAGCGTGAGCCGCCCACCCCCTCTACCTGCCCATCTTCATGTGCTACATTTTAACTGTCATGCCCACATCAAGTCAAATCATCCAGTTTGATTTAAATCCTCTAGAATTCTCTAACACACACAAAGCCTCCGCTAACTTGATCACAACAACCTTGTGGATAGTACTGTCCACCATTGAAAGGTGAGAAAAAGGCCTTCGATTGGGTGGCAGAATTGTATCCCCACCCTCCCCAGATGGTTAAAGCTATCTATCCTCCGCCTGTTCCTAAATCTTTAATGGCTGTGCCTCCTCACACCTTGCAGAATGCCAAGCTTCCATGTCCCCAGTCACCATCCATTCCAGGGTCTGGTGCCAGACTGGGTGCCCCATATTCATCTTGGACATCCTGGAATTCATTCTGGTCTTCTGCACTGGTCCCTAAGTGGTAGAAGAAGCCAGAGACTTTGCTCAGGGTGCCTGGGTCCTGGAGTGTGGGACAGATCAACGGTGCTAACTAGCTAAGGCCACAACTCCAGGTTTCTCACTCAGTCTCTACTGATTACTCATCTCCCTCACATCCTCTTCCTCCCCTGTGTACCTGTGGGTTTACAAAGGCTGAGGAGTTCCTGACTGCCCTGGTCCCAAGGACAATGAGGAATTAGAGTTCTGTTTCTCTCCAGTgctgggattggaacccagggcctgtgcatgctagtctgagggctctaccgctgagctTCGCTCCCAGCCTCagagttctctctttctcttgtccCAAAGACAGCATCAGAGAGATTGAGGAATTAAAATGGGGTGGAGAGCTGGCCAtggtggccatgcctgtaatcccagtggctcaggaagctgggaatgtggctcagtagtaaagcaccactgggttcaatccctggtacaaaaaaaaaaaaaaaaaagatggggtgGAGAGATTGGGATGCCAATTAAAGAACTTGTCAATGAAATTGTTGCCTAACAtgagaataaaggaataaatgtaCTACAAtgtactacaacatggatgaccCTTAAAAATTTGCTAAGTTAAAGAAATtagacacaaaagaccacatattatatgattctatttataaaaaaaaaatccagaatgagCAAATCTaaagagatagaaagtagattaggatttttttttttaaggggaaaTAAAAGGTGAATGCTAAGGGGTACAGGGTTTCATTTTGGGGTCATGAATATGTTCCAAAATTGTAGTGATGATTGCACAACTCTGAATACACTAAAACCCATGGAATTGTAAACCTGACATAAGTGAATGACATCATTACTCATTAAAAGTGTTATCAAATAAAAGGGGATGATTTGCCCCATGGACCTGGGAGCCAGATCTCACAAACATATCCCTGAAATTACCAGGTTGTTGTCGGTCTGGCCAACCCCTTCGACAAGCTCCCAGAACCTCTCTATAGGATGGGAAGGATTCAGGAAAATCTTCCACGAAGACTTCCTCCAACTCTGGATCGGAACTGTCTGGAAGCAAAGATAGGAATGAAGACTGGAGAGCAGGATTCCCGAATATGAATTAGGGAAGGAAGAGCTGGAGACAGATTGTTAGGTGATGAAGGAGGTGGTTTGGGACCTTAACTCCTGGGTATGATGGAGGTGGGGGGTTGAGAGCCTGAACAGCAAGGCTTGGGTAACCAGGAGCAACCTCCTGGACTATTCAGAGAGCAGTGTTCTGGAGTGTAAGTGGTCTGAGGACTTGAGGGTACCTGTTTCTGTCGGTGACACCAGGGGCCTGAGCTCGCTGCTGCCATCTCCACCACAGCTCATGGTGACTGGGGCACTGTGGGCACCGGAACGCAGATGTGCCTCTGGCACATTCTCTTGGAGAAAAGGGTTCCCAAAGCCTGGGAGAAGGTGCAGCGAGGCCCATTAAAACAATCTACAAACTGGACTCCCAGACATGGGGCGATTCGCTGATCAACCAAACCCTCAAGAGTGCTCTAGAACTCTTAACTCCATCCCAAGGCTCAAGCAAAAGCACAGCTAGGCTGCTAAATTGTCGCGGACTCCGTGCCTAAACAATCCTATGGCAGGCTCTTATAGTCAATTTCTCAAAGACTTCGTCTCTAAGTTTCCCAAATTCTGGGCGgagcatgtagttcagtggcacagtacttgcctggcaagtgcgaatccctgggttcattctccacTACCgctaaataagtgaataaataaataacacaagcCTGGAAACCAACACTTCCTGGCATCCTCCATACTCCCTAGCCTAAGCCCCGCCACTCTGAGTGCCGCTCCAACCTGCCTCCCCCAGGCTCCGCCCCCCGCTCTTCCAAGCCCAATCACCGGATTCTCTTGGCCCCACCTCCAGTTGCATCATGCCCCGCCCCCTCCGTCTCAGGTCCAGTTTTCAAGTTCTCCTGAGCTCTGTCTAGAGGCCCCACCCAGGGCTCCATCACGTCCCTCCCCTTGACCCCACTAACTGCTGTCCGGGCTCCCCCAAATCCCTCGCTCTAGACTAACTCCCCCACTGAGCCCTAAAAGCCTTTTCTTACCGCTGTCACTCAGGAAAGGCTCCTCCCGCCGCCGCAGTCGCCGGTGCCGCTGGGAAAGCTCAGGATTGGCCTGAACCATAAGGGGTTCCTGGCGTTTCCGTCGTTGCTTCTTCTCAAATAGTCGCCACtgcaggaagaggagagggggGCGCATGGGGCCAGGACAGTGCCAAGTGAAGCCCAGTGGGAGAATTCATGAGCCCATTTCTCCACTGGGTTCCAGGTGCCCAGGCCCTCGATCCCTCAGCTCCTTCGAATCCAAAAATCCTAGCACCCAACCACCTCCTCCCTCAAGACCTAGTTATCCTGCCCTCTAGAATTCTTGGTCCTTAGAAATTTTGGAGTTTCATCACCAGGGTTTGCTTCCCGAATTcgttttttctcatttcctggaGAAAAGGGTTCCCAAGGCCTGGGAGAATTATCAGGGACCCAGAAGTCTCTAAACTTGAGATTCACAGAGACCATTGTGATCCTGGAACCAGCAAATCCTGGGGATGGGGCTTCTGAGGAAGTTTGGAAAATGGAAGAGAAGGGGTGGCAAGATTCCTGGGCATTAGTACCTGCTGTTCCAGCTTCTGCAACCGTAGAGCAGCAAGTTCATCCCCCAGGGTCCTGAGAGAGATATAGGTCTGTGGTGACAGCAAGCAGGGCACCTCCCTTGCTCAAGAGCTCTTCCCTTTTATCCTACTACCTGCCCAACTTGGGTTCTGAGCACATGTGAGGTCACAGAAGGTGCAGAACTTGGCACTGCTCCCCCAGTTCTGAAGATCTTTTCCTCAGAACTGGACCATCTAGAATCCAGGAATAGAGATCCTAGGCCCTTGCTGTCTCCGGACTCTGGAGTCCAGGCCCCCATCCCTCCTACTTCAGACCCAGGAGTCTTCACTAGTTGCTCCCTCCCTGTAGGACCCAGGAGTCCAGattcccagccccttcctgcaAGGCTGATGGTACCGAGCCTGTAAACATGGTTATGATGCCAAgctgagagaaagagacagagaatgCATAGGGGGCACAATCAAGCTTTACATTTCTGCTTTCACCTCCACTCCACCACTGCCCGTTTAGTGTCCCCACTCACTCTTTCTTCCAAGTGTCATTCTCCCGAGACATTCTGGAGAAGTAAGACACAAAGTCAGGCCACAGATCCAACATCCTAGTGGAGGCTATCCTTCAAcacctaatcctaaacctaatttCTCTCCTGGACCCACACAGCCCAAATTGCCGCATACCTGACTGAATGAGACCCAGTAGTCTGATTTCAGCTTTATCAACATCAGAAACCCAGGAGCCCAGTTCTTTCTCCCCAAATACTTGTCTTTCCTGCACCCAGGCATCAAGGCTCTGGGTCCCCAACACCTGGAACCTCCAGTGGTCCCAGACCCTCAGAGTCCACCTGCCTGGGATCCTGGAGACACCCACTTCTCCCTCCTGCTTGGAGAGCTTCTCTCATTCAGCCTCAGTGTTCACCCTCTGTGGCCAAACTTTAAACCTACCTGACCCTCTCTTGGGAGCTGGGGATCTAATCTCTGGGTCTCTGGGAAGTAGGCAGGGTAAGAAAAAAGGCTGAGAGTGAGGAGGATTCTCACTAGGCCCTGCCTTAGTTCCTGCCTTCCTGGTCCCCCGTGCTCCACTTTCAACAAAGCAATGACCCGGGGTCACCTCTGCAGCCAGGCAACCCTGCTCCAGGCATTCTGAATTGGAACGAAATACGGCTCTTTCTTAAAGGACCCTGAGAGAGGCCGCTTCACAATCTCGCTCTACGTATCACTTGTAAGAAACTTGTAAGGTGAGCTGTGCAATTGCTGGTGAGCTGTAACTTGCAAGTGCCTGTGGGCGAACATAAATGGGAAAACTACAATTCCCATGAAGCCAAGATGTCCGCGGAAGTAGACTCATTTTTTTCCCCGCCCTGCCGGGAGCTGTAGTTCTCTTTAAAGGTCTTCGCTCTGGTTGCCTACAAGGCAGGAAATGTTGCGTTAAGAGGCGGAGCTTGTAAGAAGGGAGCTGAGACTTTCGAGAATAGGGGAGAAGCTTCCGCAAGGGGTGGCGCCGTTAGACCCGGGCGCAGGAGTCCTGAGCTAACGTGGACCAATCAAGCTCCTAGGGAGGATCCTCCGCTGGAAAGTAGGCGTGGCCTAGGAGGGAAATCACCCGAAACGCAGGGGAGGTCCTTGCCCGGGAAAACGCCCTCTGCAGTGAAGAGAGGTGAGGGTCTGGGGTTCCAGATCCGAGTGCTGGGGAGGATGCGGGCCAGAGGGCTGGAACACTGAGCCCTGGAGGAGGATGGGTTGAGTGCCGGTACTTGTAGGTCCTGGGAGAAGAGGAGGCTGGGGGCCTGGGGTCTGGGCAGGCGGAGGTCAAGATCTTGGAGCTTCAGTCTGAGGAACGGGGTGTTGGGAGCGAGGACTCCTGGATGTGAGGACCCGGACTCCGGTGTTGGAGGAAGGGAAGACTAGAGGCCTGGTATACTGGGTCACACGTAACGAAATGCATTGACTCTTGCTTGTTGGAAGTGGGGGCGGCCCGGGGTTGCGCTCCGGGTCCGG contains:
- the Ppp1r15a gene encoding protein phosphatase 1 regulatory subunit 15A, which translates into the protein MAPGQVPHHNLPWREAHSFYLLSPLMGFLGRAWSRLRGPGPPQPWLLKAVIGENQVEGGLEGEVKASLAISHRTWVQHPQGEAEDGGVPEEGGKAALAPCLDLKASNSPSEAWGLSGDEYNEEDANRVPREQGREFTDGQSLSPSLLIRALQGSDKSPGEEETEEEGVVEGVTKVSYPPSHLEPYPVLEDRDEEPIKKGAPAASISPESSGSKLSSCGYCPGEEEDQATEEKGTENEARKTSISPSLSGCNSSGWGYCSGERPGEKGRKALEAPGKGEADPEPWSSVPAEKHLGAWEYQPSKNTEEEEDDNSALGTEGLPSFSTSASGRAWVCRPGEDTEDKENSDSGSAEEEGEAEASFSTPPTSAFLKAWVYHPGEDTEEDEDSDWESTEEEEEAESSSPTPPTSALVKAWVYRPGEDTEEEDECEQNEDRGEGSGAAAWGHCPSLQAQSAHLRGWMYLPGKDTEEEEAEEEWEAETSPFRVAIYLPGEKPPPPWTAPKLPLRLQRRLRSSRTPTQDPDPESPSKARKVRFSEKVTVHFLTVWAGPAQAARRGPWEQLARDRSRFARRIAQAQEVLGPCLTPASRARAWARLGNAPSSLAPIPTSTQTLSSPLISSEAPVQATPLSHAMATPPHTSSEAPALCLNLSGRRG
- the Tulp2 gene encoding tubby-related protein 2; the protein is MSRENDTWKKETLGDELAALRLQKLEQQWRLFEKKQRRKRQEPLMVQANPELSQRHRRLRRREEPFLSDSGFGNPFLQENVPEAHLRSGAHSAPVTMSCGGDGSSELRPLVSPTETDSSDPELEEVFVEDFPESFPSYREVLGACRRGWPDRQQPGTSAEDQNEFQDVQDEYGAPSLAPDPGMDGDWGHGSLAFCKGEDPGEKEEEESASAGASSATAAQEVSEVPEGEGSTATEGGAGLQTGTRYSPGPRLGEDLETYVLRPAPRGHTVQCCISRDKHGVDKGMFPIYFLYLEVEHGRKHFLLAGRKRKRSKTSNYLISLDPEDLSRDGDSFVGKVRSNILGTKFIIFDNGTSPDRRHFVPETDRLREELGVVCYETNVLGFRGPRKMTVVIPGTDSQGQRISIQPQKEQESLLNRLQRGSSQGLVLLQNKPPSWSDESGAYVLNFHGRVTRASVKNFQIVHPEDPDYLVLQFGRVAPDMFTMDFRFPLCPLQAFAICLSSFDGKLACE